The sequence ACTTTAGCTTCAATTCCATTCTCTTGGGAAGAAGAACCTGGAAAGCCTCGTCCATGTACTGACCTTATCCCTTTACCAAATTCCATATGCTTAGAGCCACCTCCTAGGCTTTACATGGAATTAACCAAAAGTTCTTCTCCTACAACTGTTTTTGATGGGCCTTACATTACTAGCAAGCCTAAGTTTTCATCTTTTAGGTTCTTGAGGGATCGGCGTCGACAAGGGTCATTTGATAGTACTGCTAGTTCTGAAACAGGGCAACTTAGTGCGTTTGTTGTTGGCAAGAAGAAAGCGGAAAGTAAAAGCTGGTGGCGTCGTAATAATGGTGGTAAAGGAAAATTTGGTACCGATTTAACAGATTGTGTTAGTTTGAATGATGAATGCACTATGAAAATGGCAACACTTAAAAGAAGTGGAAGCTTTTCAGGTCTCTCACAGACTAAGACTCACATTTGGGTAagtctttaattaatttacaatCTTAGTGAATCTTGCTATTAGTATTAGTACTGTTTTTTTCTAGTCCTGTTTCATGTCAAACAGTTTTACTAAAGCTTGATTCATCCTCTGCCCTAATACCTTAGAGATaataattttgagataaaatGCAATGGGTAGAGTATTAGTTAGTCCTGTGACAAGTTATCACATATATATGATGGAATAATTTTATCTATCGCATCTCCGTACCAAACAATTCCATGAGATTTTAGAATTGAACCTATTTTATGGTTCAAATCTATGATTTTTATAGTTATAATAAGTTTATACATAAAATTAGTTGTGCATCGAAAAGATACTGGATTTAGATAAAATAACTAGAACTTGTTAATGCTTCATCCCTCTCTTAACTACGAACTTCCTTTTAACACGCTGCTATCTTAATAGTTGCAATATAGTGATAAATTTCACGCGATTTAGCCTCTAAGCTATAGAACCTATAGGTTGGCCGTCCTATCCCACCTCTTTAAAGGATCAACAGTTTGTTCTTTGACTATCAAAATATCAATCATTtctaaccaaaagaaaaaaacttgtTGTAAGATATTGTGACTTATAACAACTTATTAGTTTCCATTTTgttgttaaaataaaatttgaagaatggATGACTGAATTCATAAGAATTAAGTAAAAACACCTTTTGGTAATGATGGACTAATATATGAGAATGAAAACAAAAGAGATAGAGTAATGAGAAAGCTTAATAATTGGGGCAGGTGATGATGTTGAAGAAGACGGTAGTGGGGTTAGATAAGGGGCCTAGTTAACTTCACTTTTAGGCAAGAGGGTAGGTATAACACAAAACACAAATATAGCTGTTAGCAATTATCTGTTTTCTTTTCTAGGCCTCATTTAAATGAAAGTGCTCCTACTAATACTCGAACCCAAGATTTTTTATCAAGGAAAAAGCAACCCATCGATTACATCGATCCATTAGTGGTGTTAACAATCATCTTCGTTAAAAGATGTAGATGGGGTTGAACGAGTAGGTAGGTAGGTGATGCCCAAGTTATAGGGCGCCCAATATCATCGCAGTTAATGGGAAAAAGGGACTTAAGGATGTGGGCTGGCTGATTGAACTATACCTGTTTTAGTAGTGGATTGGGAAATGTGTAGACTTTTCACCGTTGAAGTTTTTCTTGCTATGCTATCGCTATCATTTATCAACATTCAACATGCCCATCCCAACATTTCTCAATCGAAAGTAAAGGATGTGTCTTAGCAATTAATAAAgttggtgaacaattatgagaTATCAGACTTTAAACTCGGACAACAAATAAGTGGGTGAGTTCTTTACTTTTGGTAGGCACAATTACTAGATACCATGTAGTACTGAGACAATAGGGATTACTAACAAGTAACTCGTAGAATATATACGCACCTATCATTTCGTCATTGGTTGGGTTTCATAAGTAGAATTTCATGTCCTCTTCTATTTTCCATCAGCGTTTCTCAAGTAATGTTCTTGTTGAAATCTTACAGGCAACAATATACGAGGGTTTCAAGCAGGTAATAATACCATGGAAGAGcaaaaaatcaaagaaagaagCGCTCATTGACCAAGTGTCAACAATGTAATGCAGTGAAGATTTTATATTACTTTCTCTAGTCATTTAAGTACTCCTGGTTAAATACACAGGAAATATAGAAACAAATGTACCACGTCTCCTGACTTGAATGTAGCTATCTACTATCATTAGGCCTTGAATTTCACCAGAACCTATTGTAAATATTGTGAGATCATTTTCTGGATTCCATTTCCACTTATATATCCTTGCATCATATTGAGGTAAAGATTTATGGTTTGCATTTTGGTCATGCCAATTGCATAGCTACATGAGAAGTACCCTAACCTAGATAACTTTTTCGATTTTCCACCCATCAAATATACTTTGATAAATACTAAACAGAGACGCAAACAGTGAACCTTCCTCTCCAACTCCAACCAACATTAAAATTTGAGTTTCCATCGTgacaaataaagaaatatgcATACGATAGTATGGGCATACTTCAGAGAGTGAAGACTTACCCGCCAACAGTCATCAAAATTCGTTGCATGTGATGATTTCGGGTTCACTTCAGTTATATACTAACTAAAAGGCAATTCAAACAAAGACAAATTAAAATCATGACAAGCCTCAGATGCATTTGATTAGGTTATAACTGAAGTCAATTCGGTATTTGAATACAAGTAGCACTGCCTCTGTCAAGTGCTTACAAATGAGGAGGGTCTCCCTCCCCTTGCACAAAACATTTAAAGTATCCACAAAAAAAGACATTATTTTCACTTCTGATCAGGATGAAACAAGAAGGATGGAATAAGCCTACAAGGAGTTGGTTGAAACTAAAACCTCACAAGTATCTTATCCTTGTTTTTTACCAGTCATACCCGCAACCACCTGCACAAagtagattgaagaagaaaacgAAAATCAGCTAAAGATCTGCACAATCCTACAACATGAACAACTTATAAGCAGTTTGAAAGCATTTCAGTTCAGAAACTAGTTTAGAGTCTTTGGAATGCCACATGCAGCCAATTTCTGGAGCTCTATGATATCAACCTTAGAGAGATATCTGGCAATCGGTAGGAAAATTTGAGACAACGAATATATGGATGTTGGTTGATCCAAAAAACAAGAGGCTATATCTCCTAATTTGCAATTCAAATCTCAAGTTAGCACTTATAACAAAAATCATCAGTTAAGTTGGCACAACATGATGCTATAACACACTCGTACAATCTGAGTCAAAGCATTTCACCTACTGGAAAAGAAGAGTAAAAATGGACGACATTGACAATTCTATTTAGTATACACAAGAATGTGAACTAGCATATTGTAAAGGGATTACTTATCCCCAAAAGAACACCGACTTTATGCATAAACAAAGATCAAACAAACCAATAAATATATCTACACAAATGAGGAATATGACttataagaaagaaaaacacAGTTGCATAAACCAGAAAAAACATAGAACAAAGATGGACAATTACTCACATCGCTTAAAGGAGCTGCCGGAACTTGCTTGGATGATTCAAAAGAGTCCAGAATAGGCCTTACAACCGCCGGAAGGAAGAGGCCTGAAATTGCAAGCAATATAAGACAAGCTGATTCTCAATCGAAGAGAAAGGCATATAGGAATAGAAGGTCAATACGTGTCCTTTCAAAAAACAGTATACAAAATGTACTACTTCAGTAGGTAATTGAATGGTCATCATTACACGATGCACATTGACTCCAACTTCTTGAGTTGGTAATAAGAATCACCAAGTCATTAACAAAGGTAATTCTTCTCCTGAGCTACTAACACACACTTCTTTTGCAAGAGGGTTTCACAGTAAGGCTGAGCTAATTGGCTTGTGCCATACAGGAAACTAATCTACTAAGGGTTACTGAGAAGCAATAACAGACAGCACCCTTGTGTATGACTAACAGGCAGTAAAGGCCTCTCTGGAAGCACATAAGGGACAACACAGATTTAACAGTGAATCTTACTTGCATGATCAATGGCTAGACAGTTGCAGAGATAGGCTTCTCCAAAATTCCTGTTACTAAATTACTGGTTTTCAAACCCAGTGGAACAGATGAATATGTCCATTAGTAGATTatagttttaaagaaaatatctcACTTATTGAAATCCCTCTATTAGATCAAGATAATAATCTGAAAAAgatcaacttttaaaatcttTAACTAAATATAATTTGATGAATGTAGatagacatgtgaagaagctgagGTTGATAACCACCGCTCTACCATCAttccattttagtaaaggacATCCAGATCTATTATTCCTGTACTGTGGATTTCTCTGCTTGATTTGCAGATGAGAACATACTTAGTGCTAAACGAAAGAAAATGTACATTCTTCTTTAGATCTCACTTTGTCACCTCTGTCAAAATGTAGCAGGAAAATAAGACTAAGAGTCTAAGATGCATACTAGGTTTTATTGCATATGCCTCATATATAGCTTTTGCATTCAGGAATTAGGCTTGTCTAAGCATGCAAAGCAATAAGAGGAACCCGCTCTCTACAGTCAGATCACATATTCTGAGCCCCCATCCTTTACCCACTCCTAAGGAAAAGTCATAAAGACGTCCATACATAAAAAGAGACATTTTTTTTGGGGAAGTGATATCGATGGAATCAATAAGATGAAGATATAGGAAAGATAACAAGTACAAAAGAGAGCTTGCATGCTCTATTACAGTGAGacatatgaatatatatgtcaTATGCACGTTCACATATGTAAAATGCAAGAATAAGGAGTCATCTGGTAGCAGATTCCTATTTGGGCAACAGATCAACTTGATGCTTTTGTAGAAATCATACTTGTGACAATATCCGGAGGTTATTGTTCCGAATTATCTACTTATTTTGCTGTATATTCCCTACTATCAGAATAAGAGTTAGGACAAAACCTTTTATATCTTTCAATTAGATAAAGTGGCAAATCAGCTGCCGCTACAAGTTCTAATTGACCCACTGGCCACTGCTAACAAAAAACCTACAGCTCAACTGACAAATAAGCAGATTCATTCACAAAAGAACTTGATACTTAGAGCTCGCAATGAAACAGATAACCTGAAAAGTGTCTCAGACTAATATCCTAGTATGCCTATTTAATCACAAGAAACTGTGTTCTCAACA comes from Solanum pennellii chromosome 1, SPENNV200 and encodes:
- the LOC107009237 gene encoding uncharacterized protein LOC107009237 — protein: MAVMGKLRMFVVQEPVVAASCLIAGFGLFLPAVVRPILDSFESSKQVPAAPLSDVVAGMTGKKQG
- the LOC107029679 gene encoding uncharacterized protein At4g00950-like, which encodes MATETSSTLKLPLFSVNSQEDLGMLTPLHTLASIPFSWEEEPGKPRPCTDLIPLPNSICLEPPPRLYMELTKSSSPTTVFDGPYITSKPKFSSFRFLRDRRRQGSFDSTASSETGQLSAFVVGKKKAESKSWWRRNNGGKGKFGTDLTDCVSLNDECTMKMATLKRSGSFSGLSQTKTHIWATIYEGFKQVIIPWKSKKSKKEALIDQVSTM